In the genome of Halosolutus amylolyticus, the window CGGAGGACTCGGCCTCGCCGGGCTTCCCGTCCTCGCGGCCGTCGCGATCGCGATCGCGGCCGAGGTCGGAACGAAACTCGGCATGGCGGCGATGGCCTGCTTCGGAGCGGCGAGCTACGAGGGGATGGGCCGACAGTTCACCTCGGGGGCCGCGCCGCGGTCGTTCGTCGCGCCCGCGATCGTCGCCCTGCCCGCCGTCGCGCTCACGTGGCCGCACGCGGCCGCCGCGGTCGCGCTCTGCGGTGCGATCGGGGGAATCGCCCTCCCCTGGTACTGGGCGACTCGCTACGTCGGGGGCATAAGCGGCGACATCTTCGGCGCGGCGAACGAAATCGGCCGCGTCGCCGGCGTGCACGCGGGGGTGATCGCGTGGACGCTGTCGTGATGTGTGGCGGGCGCGGAACCCGCCTCGAGAGCCCGCACGAGAAGCCGTTGCACCCGATCGCCGGCCGCCCGATGGTCGATCGCGTGCTGGCGGCGGTCGACGAAAGCGACGTCGAGACGGCGTACGCGGCCGTCTCGCCCAACGCGCCGGAGACGCGCGAACACCTCGCGGACCGCGACGGCGTGCGGACGATCGAGACGGCCGGGGACGGCTACGTCGCCGACCTGACGACCCTGCTCGACCGGCCCGCGGTCGAGCCGCCGATTCTCACGGTCGCGGCCGATCTGCCGCTGCTCTCCGGTCCGGCGATCGATCGCGTCCTCGATCGCTACGACGGGGCCGCGGCGGGGGCCGGCGCGCCGTCGCTGACTGTGGCCGTCCCCGTCGCCCTGAAGCGACGGCTCGGCGCGAGTATCGACTCGCGTCTCGAACCGAACCCACACCTCGCGCCGACGGGGGTCAACGTCGTCGGCACCACCCACAGAACCATGACGGACGTCTCCTACGATCCACGACTCGCAGTGAACGTGAACCGCCGTGCAGACGCAGACGTCGCGGCCGATCGCCTGGCCGGGAGGGACGACCCGTGCGCGTGATCCTCCCCGCCGGAACGACCGAGACGGCGCTGATCGACGGGATCAGCGCGGCCGGGGCGGCCCCGGAGCTGATGGAACACACGCCCTCGGCCGACGTCGAGATCCTCGCGTACGGGAAGCCGACCGCCGCGCCCGTCACCCCGGTGAGTCCGAACGGGTGTCCGACGCCCGCCGCCGTGACCCGGGCCGTCCGCGAGGAAGTCGGTTTCGACGTAACGGTCGTCGACGCGGGTCTCACCAGATCGACCGCCGCGCCGACGGTGGACCTCGACGTCAGCCCGGGAGCCGACGTTCGCGAGGAGACTGCCGTCCCCGACGCGGCCGCGATATTCGATCGTGCCCACGGCTACGGCTCGGAACTCCCGGACGAGGAACTCCTGATCGGCGAGACCGTCCCCGGCGGGACGACGACCGCGCTCGGGGTGCTCACCGCCCTCGGCGAACCCGCCGGCGTCTCGTCGTCGCTCCCGGAGAACCCGATCGAGCGCAAGCGTCGCGTCGTCGACGAGGGACTCGCGGCGAGCGGTCTCGATGCGGGCGCGTGCGACGGCGACCCGCTCGCCGCGATCGAGGCGGTCGGCGATCCCGTCCAGCCGACCGTGATGGGCATCGCGGCCGGCGCGCTGGAGTCGGGCACCGAGGTGACGCTGGCCGGCGGGACGCAGATGGTCGCCGTCGCCGCCCTGTTGCGCCACGGCGGGATCGACGCCCCGCTGTCGATCGCGACGACCTCGTTCGTCGCGGCCGAACAGGGCGATCGGCTCGAGGCGGCCTGCGATCGGCTCGACTGCGACCTCGTCGTGACCGATCCCGGCTTCGACGAGCGCGACCACGTCGCGATGGCCCGGTACTGCGCCGGCGAGGCCAAGGAGGGCGTCGCGATGGGCGGCGCGCTCTCGCTCGTCCCCGACGGACGGATGGCGGCCGTTCGAGATCGACTCGAGACCGTCTGTGCGCGACTCGGGATCGAGGCGGACGGGCCGGCAGAAGAGTCTGCGGCGACGACTGGCGACCCAGCTGAGGCTGCCGCGGAGGACGATCGTGGATCCTGACGCGATGCGCTCGGGAGAGCGGGTCCCCCACGGTGGGGAGTCCGATCGGGACCTGCTCGACTTCTCGGCCAACACGAACCCCGCGACGCCCGAGGGCGTGGAGAGCGTCTACGAGGCGGCACTCGAGGAGTCGCGCCGGTATCCCGACGACGACTACGTCGAGTTTCGGACCGCCGCGGGCGCGTTCGTCGGCTGTGAGTCCGATCGGGTGATCCCGACCCCCGGCGGACTGGCCGCGATCAGGCTGGCCATGGAGAGCGCGCTCTCGCCCGGCGATCGGGCGCTGGTTCCCTATCCCAGCTTCGGCGAGTACGCCCGCGAAATCCGCCTGCAGGGCGCGACGCCGCAGTTCGTCCACCACGAGGACCTGCTCGCCATCGAGCGCGACGTCCTCGACGGCTGCGCGCTGGCGGTCGTCTGCACGCCGAACAACCCGACCGGCGAAGCCGCCGATCCCGACGCGCTGGCGGCGTTCGCCGATCGCTGCGCGGCGGCGGGAACGACGCTGCTGGTCGACGAGGCGTTCCTCGGCTTCACCGACCTGCCGTCGGCGGCCCGACTCGACGCGGCGGGCGTCGTCGTCGCCCGATCGCTCACGAAACTGTTCGGCCTCCCCGGACTGCGGGCCGGGTTCGCCGTCGCGACGGACGATCGGCGGGACGCACTGGAGACCGCGCGGCGGGCGTGGTCGCTCGGAACGCCTGCGGCGCGGGTCGGCGCCCACTGTCTCCGGCAGGGCGCGTTCGTCAGGGAGACCCGCGATCGGGTCGCGAGCGAGCGCGAGCGAGTTCGAACCGCACTCGCGTCCAGGTTCGACGTCCGCCCGTCCGACGCGCCCTACCTCCTGTGTGACGTCGGCGATCGGGACGTCGACGGCGTGATCGAATCGGCCCGGTCGAACGGGGTCGCGATCCGCGACGCGCGGACGTTCCGGACGCTCGACTCGCACGTGCGCGTCGCGATCAAGGATCGGCGCTCGAACGATCGACTGCTCGCCGCACTCGATTGCGATGGCTGACCCGGTCGATCCCGCCTACGAGGCGTGCCGCTCCGACGGCGTGCTCCGCGTTCACCGGCCCAGCACCGAGTGGCTCTCGACCGGCCCGAACGGCGGTCGCGTCACGGCCGACGCCGCGTACAACGTCTCGGTCCCCGCCGAGTGGGCGGAGACGCCGCTCGACGCCTACGCGACCGATCGGGTCGATCGGGCGGGGTTCGACGGGGCGACCGACGGCCCGGTGCTGTTCACCGGCGTCGCGATCGAGGACGCCCGCGGCGCCCGCTGCGGGCCGGTCACCGCCTACGCGACCGCTGGCATCTCGAATCCGGCGGCCCTGCCGATGGAGCCGACGGGAACCGCCGGGTTCGAGGACGGCGACGAATCGGCCGGCGATCGGGCCCGGGGGACGGTCAATCTCGTCGTCGGCACGACCCGGGCGCTGGCCGACGGCGCGCTCGCCAACCTGGTCGCGGTCGCCGCGGAGGCGAAGGCCGCGACGCTGCTCGCCGAGACCGGCTTTCCCGGGACGACGACGGACGCGATCGTCGTCGGCCACGATCCGTCGGGCCCCGGCGCGTCGTTCTCGGGGAGCGCTACCGAGGTCGGCGCGGCAACGCGGGCCTGCGTCCGCGAGGCCGTCCGGGCGTCGCTGGAGGGGCACTACGACGGCGCCGACCCGATCCTCCCCGCATCGGTCGACGACGCGACCTACGGCGTCTCGACGGACGTCCGGGCCGACGTGTTTCGGCCGCCGATCGCGGAGCGCGACTGAGGATCTCGATTCGATCGGGATCGAACCCGAAATCGAGTGCTCCCAATCGGCCTCCGTGACGCGGCCCGGCGCCAACCCGGACGCTAAACCGTCGCGAACCGTACGATCGATACATGCCCGAGGACGATCCATCGGCGATCCGGTCGCTCGCCGTGTCGCCGGACGACGCCGTCGACGCCTACGCCTACCGCCAGGAGAACCCCGGCGAGGCCGTGCTCCGGGTGACGCCGCCGTTTCACGGCCGAATGCGGGCACGGATCCACGTCTACCACGTCGACGACACCGAACTGACCGGCGCGGTTCACCTCTCCCCCGCGGATCTCATCGCGGACGACGTCGTCGCGGCGTATCCCCGACTCGAGGAGACGCTCGAGGACGCGGACGACGCGGACCGGATCCGCGAACGGCACGCCGAGGCGGTCGCGGCGTGGCAAGAGCGCGCTCGCGAGGCGATCGTCGAATCGGTCGCGCTCGAAACGGACGACGGCCCGCACCGTGTCGACGTGAAGCGTCTCGGCTAGCTCCGGTCGCGATCGGCGACGGCGCGAGACGCGAACTCGCCGCGAGCGCCGCTCCGTCCCGCACTTTCACTTTCACCGCGGACGGATCGGTTTGACGTACTGTCCGTCCAACTGATGGGTATGGCACTGATAACGGACGGGACCGACGACCGGGGAACGTACGAGGAACTGGTGACGCACGACCGCGACCGCCACGAACCCGATCGACGGCGACGGATCGACGTCACCGACCTGCACGCGGCCGGAATCGACTCCTTCGTCCGATCGAACGTCGAGACCGATCGGGTCTCGCTCGAACACCGCGGCGCGCGGACCTACCTCGTCATCGAGGAGTGACCGCCGCGATCGATTCGGGCAACTGTTTTGATCGTGCCCGCGACTAGTCCTGCATGGGAGTCACACGCACCCTCTTCCGGGGAGGAGGACCCGTATGATCGAACGGACGGTCACCGTGGTGCCGTCGGACGGATTACACGCCCGACCGGCCGCAACGCTCACCTCGACGGCGAGCGGGTACGAGGCCGACGTGACGATTGCACGCGCCGAGGATGGGGAGTTCGTGCCGGCGAATAGTATGCTCGCAGTCACCGGGCTGAACATCCGACACGGCGAGGACGTAACGCTACGGGTCGAGGGCCCGGACGAGGCGACGGCGGTCGATACCCTCGAAGAAATCCTCACGACCCCCGTCGACGACGCCGACGAAACGAACGCCGACCCGAACGACGATGACTGAGCAGCGCGAACTCGCGGGAACCGGCGTCACGCCGTTCGTCGGCCTCGGCACCGCGTACTGGCTCGAGACGAGCGTCGAACTCGGCCCGCCCCCGGATCCGGACGACGTCGACGCAGACGCCGAACGCGATCGGTTCGAGCGCACCCGCGACGCGGTTCGCGAAGCGCTCGAGCGGGAACGGGACGCGACCGCGGACCGGGTCGGCGATGAGGAGGGCGACATCTTCGACGCGCACGCGGCCTTCCTGATGGACCCCCAGATCACGGACGGCGTCACGGCGGCGGTCGGGGACGGACTCCCCGCGACGCACGCGGTCAGGGAAACGTTCGACGAGCACGTCGAGCAGTTCGAGGGGCTGGAGGGACCGATGGCGGATCGGGCGGACGACCTGCGCGACGTTCGGGATCGGCTACTCCGTCGGCTGCTCGCCGACGAGGCCGACACCGGAGACGCTGCGACGGGCGGGACGGCCGCGGCCGAAGAACTGGCGTCGTCGATTCCCGAGGGTGCCGTGGTCCTCGCGGATCGGCTCACCCCCAGCGAGACGGCGGCGTTCGATCCCGACCGGATCGCAGGGATCGCGACGAGTACCGGGAGCGAGACCTCCCACGCGGCGATCATCACGCGGGCACTCGGCATTCCCGCCGTCGTCGGCGTCGGCGACGTACTGCGGACGGTCTCGGACGGGGCGCCGGTCGTCGTCGACGGCGACCGCGGGGTCGTCGTCCCGGATCCGGACGACGAAACGCGTGCGCGGGCCGCCGCCGATCGATCCGTCGACCCGATCCCGGAACCGGTGTCGACGAGCGACGGCCGATCGATCGAGGTGGCCGCGAACGTCGCCGGACGCGAGGACGTCGAGCGGGCGGCCGCGATGGGGGCCGACGGGATCGGCCTGTTCCGGACGGAGTTTCTCTTCTTCGATCGCGACGAACCGCCCGGCGAGGACGAGCAGTTTCGGACGTACCGAGACGCCCTCGAGACCGTCTCCGGTCGCGTGATCGTCCGGACGCTCGACGTCGGCGGGGACAAGCCGCTGCCCTACCGGCAGGACGGGACCGAGCGGAACCCGTTCCTCGGTTCGCGGGGCATCCGCCTCTCGCTGGCGGACCAGTCGGACCTCTTCGAGACGCAACTGCGAGCGCTCCTGCGGGCGGCCGCGACGCCGAGCGGGGACGACCTCGCGGTCATGTTCCCGATGATCGCGACGGTCGAGGAACTCGACGCGGCGCGAGAGCGACTCCACGCGATCGCGGCGGACCTGACCGCGGCGGGCGTCGACAACGCCGTTCCGGAACTCGGCGTGATGATCGAGACGCCCGCTGCGGCGTTCGTCGCCGACGAACTGGCGGCCCGCCTGGACTTCCTGAGTCTCGGTACGAACGACCTCACCCAGTACGTGATGGCCGCCGATCGGGAGAACGAGCGGGTCGCGGACCTGCAGGACCCGCTCTCGCCGCCGGTGCTACGGGCGATCGCTCGAACGGTCCGGGCGGGCCACGAGGGGGACGCGTGGGTCGGGATGTGCGGTGAACTTGCCGGCGACCCGGCGGTGACCGAACTCCTCGTCGGCCTCGGCCTCGACGAACTCAGTGCGAGTCCGATCGCCGTTCCGGCGGTCAAGCGCCGGGTACGGGACCTCGACGCGAGCGCCGCGGCAGCGCTCGCCGATCGGGTCCTCGACGCGGCGACGCGGGACGAGGTTCGAGCGCGCTACGCGGACGACTCGCGCTGACCCCACTCGGCCGCCGGTTGCCAGTCACCGACCACCGATCGCCTCACACCTTCGAGACGTCGCGGGCGTCCTCGGCGGCCTCCAGGACCGACTCGACGGTCGCCGACGGTGCGGTCGCCGCCACGGCCGCGTTGAGCGCCCCCTCGAGGACCGGCGCGTCGGCGACGACGGCGTCGGCGGCCGCCTCCTCGATCGCGAGTTCGGCGTTCATCACCGCGCTCCCGAGGTCGACGAGGACGACGACGCCGTCGTCGGCGACGGCCTCGATCGCCTCCCGTATCGGTCCCGGTGTCGTTCCGATCCGGCCGTCTCCGGTTCCACCCACGGCCTCGATACGGGCGTCTCCACCCACCTCCCGGGCGATCTCGCGAATACCCGCGGCCGCTCGCTCGCTGTGGGAGACGACGACGATGCCGACCATCACTCACCCCCGTCCGCGGGCGCGTCTTCGGCGTCGGGCAGTTCGTCGGGTTCCACGTCGGCCGCCGCGTCGATCGCGACCTCGCCGTCGACGTATTCGGTCGCCACGTCGAGCAGTTCCTCGAGCAGGTACAGCGTGCTCGTCGCGCCCGGATCCTGGTGGCCGACCGATCGCCAGCCGAGGTACGACGCGCGGCCCTTCTTCGCCCGGATGGGCGTCGTGAACTCGACGCCGCGACGAGCGGCGTCGACGGCCTTCCCCAGGGCGTCGATCGGTTCGCGGTCGTCGACCTCGATCGATTTCCTGTAGGTGTGGACCGCCGGCGTGAGTGCGTCGACCATCGTCTTGTCGCCGACGGACGCTTTTCCCCGCTCTTCGACCGTCTCGAGGTAGCGCTCGGCGAACGCGACCGTCGTGTCGGCGGTGATCCCGTCCTCGAGTTCCTGGCTCGCCTTCATCAGCGACCCGCCGTACAGCGGGCCCGACGCGCCGCCGACCTCCGAGACGAGCGCGACGCCCGCCGCTTTGACGAGGTCGGCCGGGTCGCCGTCGGTCTCCTCGACGCGTTCGAGTGCAGTCCGGAAGCCGCGATCCATGTTCGCACCGTGGTCGGCGTCGCCGATCGCGGAGTCGAGGTCCGTCAGGTGGTCCTTTTCATCCGCGAGCCGGTCGGCGATCGCTTCGACTGCCGTCCGAACTGCTTCGGTCTGAGTCTCTTGATCCATCCTGTCGTCACCAGTCGGTTACTCGGGGACCGTCAGCCCGGGCGTCTCGGCCGGGGCGGCGAGCAGTTCCATCAGTTCGTCGTCGAGTTCGAGCACCGTGATCGAACACCCCATCATGTCGAGGGAGGTCATGTAGTCGCCGACCCAGGCGTCCCAGGTTTCGAGCCCACGGTCGTCGAGTACCGACTGGAGCCGACGGTTGACGACGTACAACTCCATCAGCGGCGTCCCGCCCATCCCGTTGACGATCGTCGCGACCTCGGTTCCCGTCTCGAGTTCGAGGTCCTCGAGCACGGCCTCCGCGAGGTGGTCGGTGATCTCGTCCACGGACATGAGTTCGGTGCGTTCCGTCCCCGGCTCCCCGTGGATGCCGATCCCGAGTTCGATCTCGTCCTCGCCGAGGTCGAACGTCGGCTCGCCCTTCTCGGGCGTGACACAGGAGGTGAGCGCCATGCCCATCGTCCCGACGTTCTCGGTGGCCTTCTCGGCGACGCGCTTGATTTCGGCCAGATCCTCGCCCCGCTGGGCCATCGCGCCGGCGATCTTGTGGACGAAGATCGTCCCGCAGACGCCGCGGCGACCCGACGTGTACAGCGAGTCCTCGACCGCGACGTCGTCGTTTACTACGACGTGCTCGACCTCGGTGTCGGCCTCCATCTCGGCCATCTCGATCGCCGTCTCGAAGTTCATCACGTCGCCCTCGTAGTTCTTGACGACGCAGAAGACGCCCTCACCGCCGTCACAGGCCTGGATCAGTTCGCTCACCTGATCGGCCGTCGGCGAGGTAAACACCTCCCCCGCGGCCGCACCGTCGAGCATGCCGTCGCCGATGTAGCCCGCGTGTGTGGGTTCGTGACCGCTGCCGCCGCCCGAGACGAGTCCGACTTTTCCCTCGACGGGCGCGTCGCTGCGAACGACGGCCTCCGTCCCGTCGACCCTGCGGAGGTCGTGGGCCGCGACCATCCCCTCGAGCATCTCGTCGACGACGTCCGCCGGTTCGTTAATGAGTTTCTTCATAATCCCACGTGGAGTGTGGACACATAGCAAGATAACGCTTGCTCGTCGCTCCATCGACCGAGAAGGCCCCGGAGTCGCGCCGGACGATCGGCCGGACCCAGGTGGCCACGACGAGCCTGCGCGACCGATCGTCCGCGTCCGATTGCGTACCCGCGAACGGCCGCACGGCGAGCGGTCACTGCACCGGCGGGGTCGCGATCGGATACGGGCCTGCTTCTTCCCAGCCAACCTATTTCTGTCCTCCCGGTGCCAATCCACCCATGGCAGATACCACCAGCACCTCGGACGAAGTGACGCGCGACGAGGCGGCCGATCGCCTCCAGGAAATCGCCCGCGAACTCCGTGGCGAGGGACCGGCGGACGTTCACATCGGCAACAAGACCCTGACGCTGGCGCCGACGTCCGCCCTCGAGTACGACGTCGAGGTCGAGGAACGATCGCCGATGCTCGGCGGCGATCGGGAACGGCTCACCGTGTCGCTCGCCTGGAAAGCGGACGGCGACGACTGATACGGATTGCTGTACCGATGTACCGGCGCAACCGCGATCCGGCGGCGGTTGCGCCGGAAATGACTTACAGTAAACCGTATGAGACGGATTGCTGTCACGAGTTCCCAGCGCGACCACAGACGGGTCGCGGGTGCGCCGGAACTGACGGACAGCAGTCCGTATGAGAACCGAGCGGGTCGATCTGGCTGGTTTCCTCGGTCACGTGGCACATGGGGATAGCCTGCAGTCAGACGACGAACCGGTAGGACTAATCACTGGGCGGCCCATCCCCCGTCGATGCGACTCGCGAGGATTTCGACTCCCGACGGACCGGTCACCGGACGGTACGAGGACGGCGTCGTCCACGGCGACGGTGAGACCTACGAGGTCGACGACGAGACCGACTTCCTACCGCCCTGCGAGCCCTCGGCGCTGTACTGCGTCGGGCGCAACTACGCGGAGACGCTCGACCAGATGGAGTACGAGCGACCCGCGGAACCCGACTTCTTCATCAAGCCGCCCGCCTCGCTGCTCGGCCAGCGGGAGCCGATCCCCTACCCCGAATTCACCGAGGAACTGACCTACGCCGGCGAACTGGCGGCCGTCATCGACGAGCCGTGCCACGACGTTCCGAAAGCGGAGGTACCCGACGTCGTGCGGGGCTACACGATCATGAACGACGTCGACGCGCTCGACCAGCAGGGCCGGACCGCCCGGAAGGCGTTCGACGGTTCCGGGCCCCTCGGGCCGTGGATCGAAACCGATCTCGACCCGACGGCGATCGACATGCGGACCGACGTCGCGGGCGAACGTCGACAGGAGGCGAACACGGAACTGATGCTGTTCGATCCGTACG includes:
- the ptsP gene encoding phosphoenolpyruvate--protein phosphotransferase codes for the protein MTEQRELAGTGVTPFVGLGTAYWLETSVELGPPPDPDDVDADAERDRFERTRDAVREALERERDATADRVGDEEGDIFDAHAAFLMDPQITDGVTAAVGDGLPATHAVRETFDEHVEQFEGLEGPMADRADDLRDVRDRLLRRLLADEADTGDAATGGTAAAEELASSIPEGAVVLADRLTPSETAAFDPDRIAGIATSTGSETSHAAIITRALGIPAVVGVGDVLRTVSDGAPVVVDGDRGVVVPDPDDETRARAAADRSVDPIPEPVSTSDGRSIEVAANVAGREDVERAAAMGADGIGLFRTEFLFFDRDEPPGEDEQFRTYRDALETVSGRVIVRTLDVGGDKPLPYRQDGTERNPFLGSRGIRLSLADQSDLFETQLRALLRAAATPSGDDLAVMFPMIATVEELDAARERLHAIAADLTAAGVDNAVPELGVMIETPAAAFVADELAARLDFLSLGTNDLTQYVMAADRENERVADLQDPLSPPVLRAIARTVRAGHEGDAWVGMCGELAGDPAVTELLVGLGLDELSASPIAVPAVKRRVRDLDASAAAALADRVLDAATRDEVRARYADDSR
- a CDS encoding NTP transferase domain-containing protein; the protein is MCGGRGTRLESPHEKPLHPIAGRPMVDRVLAAVDESDVETAYAAVSPNAPETREHLADRDGVRTIETAGDGYVADLTTLLDRPAVEPPILTVAADLPLLSGPAIDRVLDRYDGAAAGAGAPSLTVAVPVALKRRLGASIDSRLEPNPHLAPTGVNVVGTTHRTMTDVSYDPRLAVNVNRRADADVAADRLAGRDDPCA
- a CDS encoding amphi-Trp domain-containing protein, encoding MADTTSTSDEVTRDEAADRLQEIARELRGEGPADVHIGNKTLTLAPTSALEYDVEVEERSPMLGGDRERLTVSLAWKADGDD
- a CDS encoding adenosylcobinamide amidohydrolase, which produces MADPVDPAYEACRSDGVLRVHRPSTEWLSTGPNGGRVTADAAYNVSVPAEWAETPLDAYATDRVDRAGFDGATDGPVLFTGVAIEDARGARCGPVTAYATAGISNPAALPMEPTGTAGFEDGDESAGDRARGTVNLVVGTTRALADGALANLVAVAAEAKAATLLAETGFPGTTTDAIVVGHDPSGPGASFSGSATEVGAATRACVREAVRASLEGHYDGADPILPASVDDATYGVSTDVRADVFRPPIAERD
- a CDS encoding HPr family phosphocarrier protein, producing MERTVTVVPSDGLHARPAATLTSTASGYEADVTIARAEDGEFVPANSMLAVTGLNIRHGEDVTLRVEGPDEATAVDTLEEILTTPVDDADETNADPNDDD
- a CDS encoding aminotransferase class I/II-fold pyridoxal phosphate-dependent enzyme, producing MDPDAMRSGERVPHGGESDRDLLDFSANTNPATPEGVESVYEAALEESRRYPDDDYVEFRTAAGAFVGCESDRVIPTPGGLAAIRLAMESALSPGDRALVPYPSFGEYAREIRLQGATPQFVHHEDLLAIERDVLDGCALAVVCTPNNPTGEAADPDALAAFADRCAAAGTTLLVDEAFLGFTDLPSAARLDAAGVVVARSLTKLFGLPGLRAGFAVATDDRRDALETARRAWSLGTPAARVGAHCLRQGAFVRETRDRVASERERVRTALASRFDVRPSDAPYLLCDVGDRDVDGVIESARSNGVAIRDARTFRTLDSHVRVAIKDRRSNDRLLAALDCDG
- the dhaM gene encoding dihydroxyacetone kinase phosphoryl donor subunit DhaM, which codes for MVGIVVVSHSERAAAGIREIAREVGGDARIEAVGGTGDGRIGTTPGPIREAIEAVADDGVVVLVDLGSAVMNAELAIEEAAADAVVADAPVLEGALNAAVAATAPSATVESVLEAAEDARDVSKV
- the dhaL gene encoding dihydroxyacetone kinase subunit DhaL, translating into MDQETQTEAVRTAVEAIADRLADEKDHLTDLDSAIGDADHGANMDRGFRTALERVEETDGDPADLVKAAGVALVSEVGGASGPLYGGSLMKASQELEDGITADTTVAFAERYLETVEERGKASVGDKTMVDALTPAVHTYRKSIEVDDREPIDALGKAVDAARRGVEFTTPIRAKKGRASYLGWRSVGHQDPGATSTLYLLEELLDVATEYVDGEVAIDAAADVEPDELPDAEDAPADGGE
- the cobT gene encoding nicotinate mononucleotide-dependent phosphoribosyltransferase CobT; translated protein: MRVILPAGTTETALIDGISAAGAAPELMEHTPSADVEILAYGKPTAAPVTPVSPNGCPTPAAVTRAVREEVGFDVTVVDAGLTRSTAAPTVDLDVSPGADVREETAVPDAAAIFDRAHGYGSELPDEELLIGETVPGGTTTALGVLTALGEPAGVSSSLPENPIERKRRVVDEGLAASGLDAGACDGDPLAAIEAVGDPVQPTVMGIAAGALESGTEVTLAGGTQMVAVAALLRHGGIDAPLSIATTSFVAAEQGDRLEAACDRLDCDLVVTDPGFDERDHVAMARYCAGEAKEGVAMGGALSLVPDGRMAAVRDRLETVCARLGIEADGPAEESAATTGDPAEAAAEDDRGS
- a CDS encoding fumarylacetoacetate hydrolase family protein, whose protein sequence is MRLARISTPDGPVTGRYEDGVVHGDGETYEVDDETDFLPPCEPSALYCVGRNYAETLDQMEYERPAEPDFFIKPPASLLGQREPIPYPEFTEELTYAGELAAVIDEPCHDVPKAEVPDVVRGYTIMNDVDALDQQGRTARKAFDGSGPLGPWIETDLDPTAIDMRTDVAGERRQEANTELMLFDPYEIVSYLSKRFTFRPGDVVAFGSPANPGLVEPGDAVEITYEGVGTLRNTIVESSD
- the dhaK gene encoding dihydroxyacetone kinase subunit DhaK; protein product: MKKLINEPADVVDEMLEGMVAAHDLRRVDGTEAVVRSDAPVEGKVGLVSGGGSGHEPTHAGYIGDGMLDGAAAGEVFTSPTADQVSELIQACDGGEGVFCVVKNYEGDVMNFETAIEMAEMEADTEVEHVVVNDDVAVEDSLYTSGRRGVCGTIFVHKIAGAMAQRGEDLAEIKRVAEKATENVGTMGMALTSCVTPEKGEPTFDLGEDEIELGIGIHGEPGTERTELMSVDEITDHLAEAVLEDLELETGTEVATIVNGMGGTPLMELYVVNRRLQSVLDDRGLETWDAWVGDYMTSLDMMGCSITVLELDDELMELLAAPAETPGLTVPE
- the cobS gene encoding adenosylcobinamide-GDP ribazoletransferase, giving the protein MSRRWLGAVRGAIGFLTRLPAAHREGDWEAFRTTPTAFPIAGYVAGAIAALPLLAAAALSAPTVALGYLLAVYTVTGIHHLDGVADLGDALVVHGDAARRREVLKDTTTGVGAILAVSITVVGLALGGLGLAGLPVLAAVAIAIAAEVGTKLGMAAMACFGAASYEGMGRQFTSGAAPRSFVAPAIVALPAVALTWPHAAAAVALCGAIGGIALPWYWATRYVGGISGDIFGAANEIGRVAGVHAGVIAWTLS